A stretch of Streptococcus chenjunshii DNA encodes these proteins:
- the nagB gene encoding glucosamine-6-phosphate deaminase — translation MKVIRVKNQEEGAQMAFTLLKEKIAAGAKTLGLATGSTPLAFYQKIADSDLDFSEMRSINLDEYLGLAADNPQSYHYFMEKNVFIHKPFKESFLPDGRAEDIDAEISRYNRLLEQYPIDFQILGLGQNGHIGFNEPGTSFDSQTHLVDLTQETIQANARFFADQSEVPHQALSMGIASIMSAKTLVLMAYGQQKAEAAAKMINGPVTEELPASILQRHADAFVILDEVAASLL, via the coding sequence ATGAAAGTGATCAGAGTAAAGAATCAAGAAGAAGGCGCCCAGATGGCTTTCACCCTTTTAAAAGAAAAGATAGCAGCCGGCGCTAAAACGTTAGGCTTAGCGACTGGCAGCACACCGCTGGCTTTCTATCAAAAAATAGCTGACAGCGATCTTGATTTTTCAGAGATGAGAAGCATCAATCTGGATGAATACCTCGGATTAGCAGCAGACAATCCTCAGTCTTACCATTATTTTATGGAAAAAAATGTGTTTATCCATAAACCTTTCAAGGAAAGTTTTCTGCCCGATGGCAGAGCAGAAGACATTGATGCAGAAATCAGTCGTTACAACCGCCTTCTTGAACAGTATCCTATCGATTTTCAAATCTTAGGTCTGGGTCAGAACGGTCATATCGGCTTTAATGAGCCCGGAACATCCTTTGATTCGCAGACGCATTTGGTTGATTTAACACAAGAAACCATTCAGGCCAATGCCCGTTTTTTTGCTGACCAGTCGGAAGTTCCGCACCAGGCTCTCTCCATGGGTATTGCTTCTATTATGTCTGCCAAAACACTTGTACTGATGGCCTACGGTCAGCAAAAGGCAGAGGCGGCTGCGAAGATGATTAACGGCCCAGTAACCGAAGAGCTTCCAGCCAGCATTTTACAAAGGCATGCAGA